In Aquimarina spinulae, a single window of DNA contains:
- a CDS encoding LamG domain-containing protein encodes MKNFLFSAILVLISTLGIAQTVNDALIGYWPFNGNANDVKGNNNGVVFGNITSAIGKDGQENTAYYFDGVDDYIQILTPQLSQMTIAFWVKPDGIVDDTRFLTDLTGDSPDVMGVGYYNQTIRMWARPDWKTVIGGYDQTNQAKWSLVCFTIDANKNITGYLNGVRGATQSFNQMITNLGIGKKYSLNGNSYGSDFKGSMDEFMIFNRVLTESEIQSLAGGDSNTISNGWKTDNSKVYVTTESVGIGTANPDSRLTVKGKIHAEEVKIDLSVPAPDYVFTKEYDLLTIEEIQQHIKEKGHLPNIPSAIEMEKNGVELGIMNMKLLEKIEELTLYTIAQEKQLKEQQKINEVLEARLKKIEGLLLK; translated from the coding sequence ATGAAAAACTTTTTATTTAGTGCCATTTTGGTGCTTATATCAACGCTTGGGATTGCACAGACTGTAAACGATGCTCTAATAGGATATTGGCCTTTTAACGGTAATGCGAATGATGTAAAGGGAAACAATAATGGTGTTGTTTTTGGAAATATTACATCTGCTATAGGAAAAGATGGACAAGAAAATACGGCGTATTATTTTGATGGTGTAGATGATTATATTCAAATTCTTACTCCACAACTTTCGCAAATGACCATTGCATTTTGGGTAAAACCAGATGGGATTGTCGATGATACGAGATTTTTAACTGATCTAACTGGTGATTCACCTGATGTTATGGGAGTAGGATATTATAATCAAACCATACGAATGTGGGCACGGCCTGATTGGAAAACTGTTATAGGAGGATATGATCAAACAAATCAAGCGAAATGGTCTTTGGTTTGTTTCACAATTGATGCCAATAAAAATATTACAGGTTATTTGAATGGTGTTCGAGGGGCGACCCAAAGTTTTAATCAAATGATCACTAATTTGGGCATAGGAAAAAAATATTCTCTTAATGGAAATTCTTATGGTAGCGATTTCAAAGGAAGTATGGATGAGTTTATGATATTTAATAGAGTATTAACTGAATCAGAAATTCAATCATTGGCAGGAGGTGATTCAAATACAATTTCGAATGGTTGGAAAACCGATAATTCAAAAGTATATGTCACTACAGAATCGGTAGGTATTGGTACTGCTAATCCAGACTCCAGACTCACTGTAAAAGGAAAAATTCATGCAGAGGAAGTAAAAATAGATCTTAGCGTTCCTGCTCCGGATTATGTGTTTACCAAAGAGTATGATTTGTTAACTATAGAAGAAATACAACAGCACATTAAAGAAAAAGGACATTTACCTAATATTCCTTCTGCAATCGAAATGGAGAAAAATGGTGTAGAACTTGGGATTATGAATATGAAGCTTCTTGAAAAAATAGAAGAACTCACATTGTATACCATTGCACAGGAAAAACAATTAAAAGAACAGCAAAAAATAAATGAAGTTCTGGAGGCGCGATTGAAAAAAATAGAAGGTTTATTATTAAAGTAA
- the fbp gene encoding class 1 fructose-bisphosphatase: protein MTRRNQTLGEFIIENQKDFPYASGELSRLINSIRLAAKMVNHEVNKAGLVDITGAAGETNIQGEDQQKLDVLANETFINTLTNREIVCGIASEENDEFITIKGQKNDHRNNYVVLMDPLDGSSNIDVNVSVGTIFSIYRRITPTGTPVTLDDFLQPGNLQVAAGYIIYGTSTMLVYTTGHGVNGFTLNPALGTYYLSHPNMKFPDNGSIYSVNEGNYIHFPQGIKDYIKYCQEEKEDRPYTSRYIGSLVSDIHRNMIKGGIYMYPNTSKSPNGKLRLLYECNPMAFITEQAGGKASDGYRRIMDIKPTQLHERTPFICGSKNMVKKVESFMK from the coding sequence ATGACAAGAAGAAATCAAACCCTAGGAGAATTTATAATAGAAAACCAAAAAGATTTCCCATATGCTAGTGGAGAACTTTCTCGTTTGATCAACTCTATTCGATTAGCTGCAAAAATGGTGAATCATGAGGTAAATAAAGCAGGGTTAGTAGATATTACAGGAGCTGCCGGAGAAACCAATATACAAGGTGAAGACCAGCAAAAACTGGATGTTTTGGCTAATGAAACCTTTATTAATACGCTTACAAATAGAGAAATTGTATGTGGAATTGCTTCTGAAGAAAATGATGAATTCATTACTATAAAAGGGCAAAAAAACGACCATCGCAATAATTATGTGGTTCTTATGGACCCTTTGGATGGAAGTTCTAATATAGACGTTAATGTTTCTGTAGGAACCATTTTCTCGATTTATCGCAGGATAACCCCTACGGGAACTCCCGTAACTCTGGATGATTTTTTACAACCCGGTAATTTACAAGTGGCAGCAGGATATATCATTTATGGAACCTCTACTATGCTTGTGTATACTACAGGTCATGGTGTGAATGGTTTTACATTAAACCCTGCGTTAGGAACATATTACTTATCACATCCAAATATGAAATTTCCGGATAACGGAAGTATATATTCGGTAAATGAAGGAAACTATATTCATTTTCCACAAGGGATTAAAGATTATATTAAATATTGTCAGGAAGAAAAAGAGGATCGCCCATACACTTCTCGATATATTGGTTCTCTGGTGAGTGATATTCACCGTAATATGATAAAAGGAGGTATCTATATGTATCCAAATACTTCAAAATCTCCTAATGGAAAACTTCGTTTATTATATGAATGTAATCCTATGGCTTTTATAACCGAGCAAGCAGGCGGTAAAGCTAGTGATGGATACAGACGAATTATGGACATCAAACCAACTCAACTACACGAGCGTACTCCTTTTATTTGTGGTAGTAAAAATATGGTCAAAAAAGTAGAGTCATTTATGAAATAA
- a CDS encoding fructose 1,6-bisphosphatase encodes MAKENKAVEEKVADDPSSKIEAIKNLIFGENIAAYNSEFEKVKKEITSKKKELEDFIDDTRKELNQAIDNLSTDINIRITELEDNLADKTDMLDTKKVDKKTLGDLLINLGEKINQK; translated from the coding sequence ATGGCTAAAGAAAATAAAGCTGTTGAAGAAAAAGTTGCTGATGACCCTTCTTCAAAAATAGAAGCAATAAAGAATTTGATCTTTGGGGAAAATATTGCTGCTTATAATTCAGAGTTTGAGAAAGTAAAAAAAGAAATTACTTCAAAAAAGAAAGAACTTGAAGACTTTATCGATGATACGCGTAAAGAGCTAAATCAAGCAATTGACAACCTAAGTACAGATATAAATATCAGAATCACCGAATTAGAAGATAATCTAGCTGATAAAACTGATATGCTGGATACCAAAAAAGTTGATAAAAAAACGTTGGGAGACCTTCTTATCAATCTTGGTGAAAAAATCAACCAAAAATAA
- a CDS encoding hybrid sensor histidine kinase/response regulator translates to MTKHQNDHSQFNPQVQIIHVTYDNIITESDHTFFNWKEGTLIFDAHPFFEILREFEKNTSSGKKALNFPCIHLEDGEIEKICDITFTLEKEEIIIILFDYTGKYKDLNQIAQQKNESILLAKELELKNKYLLEKEEFKNSFIANINHEIRTPLTSILGFVEVLEKTKLTFEQEELARIIKRESLHLNALIDDMIDLSKIESGKLKIVEERFAFHTLIDGFRESYAKVAEEKQITFETNIDPSIQEYLIGDRTRIYQILNNILTNAFKFTEEGKVILSVTKNYQRTNKLSLNFKIEDTGIGIMEENIPYLFERFTRFDLDKRISGTGLGLAIVKNLVDLLNGEIKVTSEPEKGTTFNIKLPFKFEIIKTTPARKKKKYKLPKSATKYRILVVEDEEITQYLIMKVLISQGNFFVDIAINGEEAINYIERRKYDLILMDLTVSKIDGYQATHMIRNNYGDKFISEVPIIGFSGKANDVARDKCIRSGMDDFIAKPFEQEELIYKITKQIAKKAAD, encoded by the coding sequence ATGACGAAACATCAAAACGACCATTCGCAATTTAATCCACAAGTACAAATCATTCATGTTACTTATGATAATATCATTACAGAAAGTGATCATACTTTTTTTAATTGGAAAGAAGGTACATTAATTTTTGATGCTCATCCATTTTTTGAAATCCTGCGAGAATTTGAAAAAAACACCTCTTCTGGTAAAAAAGCATTAAACTTTCCCTGTATTCACTTAGAAGATGGTGAAATAGAAAAGATTTGCGACATCACATTTACTCTTGAAAAAGAAGAAATCATAATTATTCTTTTTGATTATACAGGGAAATATAAAGACCTTAATCAAATAGCACAGCAAAAAAATGAATCCATTTTATTAGCCAAAGAACTCGAACTTAAGAACAAATATCTTCTGGAAAAAGAAGAATTTAAGAATAGTTTTATTGCTAATATCAATCATGAGATAAGAACACCTCTCACAAGTATATTAGGGTTTGTAGAAGTCCTGGAAAAAACCAAACTAACTTTCGAACAAGAGGAACTTGCCAGAATTATAAAAAGAGAAAGTCTTCATCTTAACGCTCTTATAGACGATATGATTGATCTGTCTAAAATAGAATCAGGAAAACTAAAAATTGTAGAAGAACGTTTTGCTTTTCATACTTTAATAGATGGGTTTCGTGAATCTTATGCTAAGGTCGCCGAAGAAAAACAAATTACTTTTGAGACTAATATAGATCCCAGCATTCAGGAATATCTCATCGGAGACAGAACCAGGATATATCAGATTTTAAATAATATCCTAACCAATGCTTTTAAATTTACCGAAGAAGGAAAGGTTATCCTTTCGGTAACCAAAAATTATCAACGTACCAATAAGCTAAGTCTTAATTTTAAAATTGAAGATACCGGGATTGGGATTATGGAAGAAAACATCCCCTATCTTTTTGAACGATTTACTCGTTTTGATCTCGACAAACGAATTTCTGGGACTGGTCTTGGGCTAGCAATAGTAAAAAACCTGGTAGATCTTTTAAATGGAGAAATAAAAGTAACCAGTGAGCCAGAAAAAGGAACCACATTTAATATAAAACTCCCATTTAAATTTGAGATCATAAAAACGACTCCAGCACGAAAAAAGAAAAAATATAAATTGCCAAAAAGTGCAACCAAATATAGAATCCTGGTCGTAGAAGATGAAGAAATAACACAATATCTAATTATGAAGGTATTGATCTCACAAGGTAACTTTTTTGTCGATATTGCTATTAATGGCGAAGAAGCTATTAACTATATCGAACGACGCAAATATGATTTGATTTTAATGGATCTTACCGTTTCTAAAATCGATGGATATCAGGCCACGCATATGATCCGAAACAATTATGGAGATAAATTTATTTCTGAAGTACCTATTATTGGTTTTTCTGGTAAAGCTAATGATGTAGCCAGAGATAAATGTATACGATCCGGAATGGATGACTTTATAGCCAAACCCTTCGAGCAAGAAGAATTGATTTATAAAATCACAAAACAAATAGCAAAAAAGGCAGCCGATTAA
- a CDS encoding mechanosensitive ion channel family protein, which translates to MVIEYIYFAIALVGVLFFFYVMRRIFRWLQKKASALETNIFFSSNKAVQFFKFITPRRERHILKIVIRLFRITISVTFLILYLPFMFSLVPQTKVYADTVLGYIKKPLLFLYDGIIGFIPNLFFIVVIFFITKYLLRFLKYVTNELEQEAVRLEGFHADWARPTFNLLRVIIIAFAVIIIFPYIPGSDSPAFKGVSIFFGVLFSLGSTSAISNIVAGIVITYMRPFKVGDRVQIGETIGDITDRSLLVTRVKTIKNLDITIPNSSILGNHIVNFSKNAIDDVGIILHTSVTIGYDVPSNNVLKALIDGAKKTDLILPDPSPFVLIKSLDDFYVNYEINAYTKTPEKAALIYSMLHENLKNALHDAEIEILSPHYQAIRDGNVLTVPPENIPENYAKPGFRVEK; encoded by the coding sequence ATGGTTATTGAATACATATATTTTGCTATTGCCCTTGTTGGGGTTTTATTCTTCTTCTATGTAATGCGTAGGATTTTTAGATGGTTGCAAAAAAAGGCTAGTGCATTAGAGACTAATATTTTTTTTAGTAGTAATAAGGCTGTTCAATTTTTTAAGTTTATTACTCCAAGAAGAGAACGCCATATTCTCAAGATTGTAATTAGATTATTTAGAATAACCATAAGTGTTACCTTTTTGATTTTATATCTTCCTTTTATGTTTAGTTTGGTTCCGCAAACCAAGGTATATGCAGATACTGTTTTGGGATATATAAAAAAGCCATTGTTATTTCTGTATGACGGTATTATCGGGTTTATTCCTAATTTATTTTTTATAGTTGTTATTTTCTTTATTACTAAATACTTACTTAGGTTTTTAAAATATGTTACGAATGAGCTAGAACAAGAAGCCGTTCGATTAGAAGGGTTTCACGCAGATTGGGCACGCCCGACATTTAATTTGCTAAGAGTTATTATTATTGCATTTGCGGTAATTATAATTTTCCCATATATACCAGGTTCAGATTCTCCGGCATTTAAAGGAGTATCTATCTTCTTTGGGGTATTATTTTCTTTGGGATCTACTTCTGCTATTTCTAATATCGTAGCAGGTATTGTAATTACGTATATGCGCCCCTTTAAAGTAGGAGATCGCGTACAAATAGGAGAGACTATAGGAGATATTACAGATCGAAGTCTATTAGTGACACGAGTAAAAACTATTAAAAATTTAGATATTACTATTCCCAATTCTTCTATTCTGGGAAATCACATTGTTAATTTTAGTAAAAATGCTATTGATGATGTTGGAATTATATTACATACTTCGGTTACTATAGGATACGATGTTCCTAGTAATAATGTATTGAAAGCTTTAATAGATGGAGCAAAAAAAACAGATTTGATTTTACCAGATCCTTCACCATTTGTATTGATTAAAAGCCTTGATGATTTTTATGTAAACTATGAAATCAATGCGTATACCAAAACCCCTGAAAAAGCAGCATTGATTTATTCGATGCTACATGAGAATTTAAAGAATGCACTTCATGATGCCGAAATCGAAATATTGTCTCCTCATTATCAAGCAATAAGAGATGGAAATGTATTAACTGTACCACCAGAGAATATTCCCGAAAATTATGCAAAACCTGGGTTTAGAGTAGAAAAATAA
- a CDS encoding GNAT family N-acetyltransferase codes for MNYVIRDAREEDMTQVLGLIQELAIFEKEPDAVEITVEELIREGFGDHPLFHCFVAEVKDEIVGIALVYYRFSTWQGRSVHLEDLIVKESMRGTGLGSALYKEVLKYAKSKGVRRVEWVVLDWNTPAIDFYEKSGAKLLKDWYLVQMDQDGVNKFVSKS; via the coding sequence ATGAATTATGTGATTAGAGATGCCAGAGAGGAAGATATGACCCAAGTACTGGGTTTGATTCAGGAATTGGCAATTTTTGAAAAAGAACCTGATGCAGTAGAAATAACTGTTGAAGAGCTTATACGTGAAGGTTTTGGAGACCATCCACTTTTTCATTGTTTTGTGGCCGAGGTAAAGGATGAAATAGTAGGAATAGCTCTGGTGTATTATCGATTTTCTACCTGGCAAGGGCGCTCTGTTCATTTAGAAGACCTTATTGTTAAAGAATCTATGAGAGGAACTGGTTTGGGTAGTGCATTATACAAAGAAGTATTAAAATACGCTAAATCAAAAGGAGTGCGAAGAGTAGAATGGGTTGTTTTGGATTGGAATACTCCTGCTATTGATTTTTATGAAAAAAGTGGAGCAAAGCTTTTAAAAGATTGGTACTTGGTTCAAATGGATCAGGATGGAGTTAATAAATTCGTATCAAAATCATAA
- a CDS encoding GNAT family N-acyltransferase has translation MPIVTAREVAAGLKMDKFGFIGTFIGWVILKATRISKINRQYDKLSHLKGLEYINTTLDLYGVTFEIPEEDLKRLPKEGPFITLSNHPLGGIDGGVLLKLMLEHRSDYKIIANFLLHSFKPLEPYVMPVNPFEDRKEAKSSHKGIKEAILHLREGKPLGIFPAGEVSTFKEGKNYVDRPWEPSAMRLVQKAKVPVIPIYFHARNSRLFYRLASISDILRTAKLPSELFSQENKVIKVRIGNPVSVKDQEEHTNLEDFTNFLRKKTYMLANPFEKKTLRESIPQNLKLPKSPKEIAVEGNINAIESELQYCRDHDKRLLISKNYEVFLAKKKHIPNVVREIGRLREITFRAIGEGTNNSLDLDPFDEYYHHMFLWDNEAKRMVGAYRMGMGSQIYANRGIDGFYLQDLFRFEPELHKMMNESIEMGRAFIIKEYQQRPMPLFLLWKGIVHCTLRFPEHKYLIGGVSISNKFSNFSKSLMIEFMKSHYYDPYVAQYVRPKKEFKVKLKDADKDFVFDESKSDLNKFDKIIDEVEPGSLRIPVLIKKYIKQNAKVVAFNVDPLFNNAVDGLMYIRIADLPDSTVKPVMEEFQAELEQKYFKNGDK, from the coding sequence ATGCCCATAGTCACAGCAAGAGAAGTAGCCGCGGGGCTCAAAATGGATAAATTTGGTTTTATAGGCACCTTTATTGGTTGGGTGATTCTTAAGGCTACCCGAATATCAAAAATAAATCGACAGTATGATAAACTTAGCCATTTAAAAGGGTTGGAATATATAAATACAACACTTGATTTATATGGTGTTACTTTTGAAATTCCCGAAGAAGATTTAAAACGATTACCAAAAGAAGGACCGTTTATTACATTGTCAAATCATCCACTTGGCGGAATTGATGGAGGAGTATTACTTAAATTAATGCTTGAACATCGTTCTGATTATAAGATTATCGCAAATTTTTTATTACATAGTTTTAAGCCTTTAGAGCCTTATGTTATGCCTGTCAATCCTTTTGAGGATAGAAAAGAAGCAAAGTCTAGTCATAAAGGAATTAAGGAAGCTATTTTACATCTTCGAGAAGGGAAGCCGTTAGGTATTTTTCCGGCGGGAGAGGTATCTACTTTTAAAGAAGGAAAGAATTATGTAGATAGACCATGGGAACCTAGTGCGATGAGACTAGTTCAAAAAGCAAAAGTTCCTGTAATTCCTATATATTTTCATGCTCGTAATAGCAGGCTTTTTTATCGCCTGGCCTCGATAAGTGATATTTTACGAACAGCCAAATTGCCGAGTGAACTTTTTTCTCAGGAAAATAAAGTTATCAAAGTGCGAATTGGTAATCCGGTTTCGGTAAAAGATCAGGAAGAGCATACTAATCTTGAGGATTTTACGAATTTCTTACGTAAGAAAACGTATATGCTAGCCAATCCTTTTGAGAAAAAGACATTAAGAGAATCAATTCCTCAAAATTTGAAATTACCAAAATCACCTAAAGAAATAGCTGTCGAAGGTAATATCAATGCCATAGAATCAGAGTTGCAATACTGTAGAGATCATGATAAACGATTATTGATCAGTAAGAATTATGAAGTTTTTCTGGCAAAGAAAAAGCATATTCCAAATGTAGTTCGTGAAATAGGGAGACTTAGAGAAATTACGTTTAGAGCAATTGGCGAAGGAACTAATAATTCGTTGGATCTGGATCCTTTTGATGAATATTATCACCATATGTTTCTATGGGATAATGAGGCCAAAAGAATGGTTGGAGCATATCGTATGGGAATGGGTTCACAGATTTATGCTAACCGTGGTATTGATGGATTTTACCTTCAGGATTTATTTAGGTTTGAACCAGAGTTACATAAAATGATGAATGAATCTATCGAAATGGGTAGGGCTTTTATTATTAAAGAGTATCAACAACGTCCTATGCCATTATTTTTACTTTGGAAAGGTATAGTACATTGTACACTTCGTTTCCCAGAGCATAAATATCTTATAGGAGGAGTTAGTATTAGCAATAAGTTTAGTAATTTTTCTAAATCTCTGATGATAGAGTTTATGAAATCTCATTATTATGATCCTTATGTAGCACAATATGTTAGGCCTAAAAAAGAGTTTAAGGTAAAGCTAAAAGATGCAGATAAAGACTTTGTCTTTGATGAAAGTAAAAGTGATCTCAATAAATTTGATAAAATTATCGATGAAGTAGAACCAGGAAGTCTTCGTATCCCGGTTTTAATTAAAAAATATATTAAGCAAAATGCTAAAGTAGTAGCATTTAATGTTGATCCATTATTTAATAATGCGGTTGATGGTTTGATGTATATTCGTATCGCCGATCTCCCCGATAGTACTGTAAAACCTGTTATGGAAGAATTTCAGGCAGAATTAGAGCAGAAGTATTTTAAAAACGGTGATAAATAA
- a CDS encoding aspartate kinase gives MRVFKFGGASVKDANGVKNVLNVLEKTGFSNLVIVISAMGKTTNALEHIVELYTNNSKELKISLRDLEIYHNEILEALFENKQHPVFKKIEGLLLDMQTTLDRNKSTQYDYIYDQIVPYGELISTTIVSEYLNHKGYQNTWLDARDFIKTDTAYRDAEVDWQTTQHLILEKVNKNSLSVTQGFIGSDENNFTTTLGREGSDYTAGILAYCLNADSVSIWKDVPGVLNADPRVFDTTQLLSHISYEEAIELAFYGASVIHPKTIQPLQRKEIPLYVKSFLNPVDQGTSVKKGQPLDPHLPCYIVKKNQVLVSLSSLDFSFIVENNISEIFSLFHQYHIKVDLIQNSAISFSVCLDDKFDHFEKLLGKLKAKFRVTYNTNVSLFTIRHFTNEAITSLEKNKDILLKQITRETYQMVSRD, from the coding sequence ATGAGAGTTTTTAAATTCGGAGGGGCATCTGTAAAAGATGCTAATGGAGTGAAAAATGTACTTAATGTACTTGAGAAAACAGGGTTTTCTAATCTTGTTATTGTTATTTCTGCAATGGGTAAGACCACTAATGCTTTAGAACATATTGTCGAATTGTATACTAACAATAGCAAGGAGCTTAAAATATCACTTCGGGATCTAGAGATATATCATAACGAAATTCTGGAAGCACTTTTTGAAAACAAACAACACCCAGTTTTTAAAAAAATTGAAGGCCTTTTATTAGATATGCAAACTACACTAGATAGAAATAAATCAACTCAATATGATTATATCTATGATCAAATAGTACCTTATGGAGAGTTAATTTCTACTACTATTGTAAGCGAATATCTAAATCATAAAGGATATCAAAATACGTGGTTAGATGCACGAGATTTTATTAAAACAGATACTGCCTATAGAGACGCTGAAGTAGATTGGCAAACTACTCAACACCTGATACTCGAGAAGGTCAATAAAAATAGCCTTAGTGTTACCCAGGGATTTATCGGATCTGATGAGAATAATTTTACTACGACTTTGGGCAGAGAGGGGAGTGATTATACTGCCGGGATTTTGGCGTATTGTTTAAATGCAGATAGCGTAAGTATCTGGAAAGATGTGCCTGGTGTTCTTAATGCAGATCCCAGGGTGTTTGATACAACTCAATTACTTTCTCATATCTCTTATGAAGAGGCTATAGAACTAGCGTTTTATGGAGCATCTGTAATTCATCCAAAAACGATTCAACCTCTACAGCGTAAAGAAATACCGCTATATGTTAAGTCATTTCTTAATCCTGTCGATCAAGGGACTTCTGTAAAGAAAGGTCAACCATTAGACCCTCATTTACCTTGTTATATTGTAAAGAAAAATCAGGTTTTAGTCTCGCTTTCTTCTTTAGATTTTTCATTTATTGTCGAAAATAATATTAGTGAGATCTTTAGTCTTTTTCATCAATATCATATAAAAGTAGATCTGATTCAGAATTCTGCAATTAGTTTTTCGGTATGCCTTGACGATAAGTTTGATCATTTTGAAAAACTTTTAGGTAAACTTAAAGCAAAATTTAGAGTTACTTATAATACAAATGTGTCTTTATTTACGATTAGACACTTTACAAATGAAGCTATTACCTCTTTAGAAAAAAATAAAGATATTTTGCTAAAACAAATAACCAGAGAGACTTATCAAATGGTATCCCGAGATTAG
- a CDS encoding TerB family tellurite resistance protein → MSISDLFDSGFQKRNQDHFAAIVKIAMSDGVITDEEKAFLDRLATRLGISENDYKEILKDYSTHPINPPTSYERRLERLYDLSRMVYADHVKGEGQVVLLEKLSIGLGFNPENAKYIVDKALNLVDQGVDSDTFEEEVKNMNR, encoded by the coding sequence ATGTCAATATCTGATTTATTTGATAGCGGATTTCAGAAAAGAAACCAGGACCATTTTGCAGCAATTGTAAAAATAGCAATGAGTGATGGAGTGATTACTGACGAGGAGAAGGCTTTTTTAGATAGATTAGCCACCAGACTGGGTATTTCTGAGAATGATTACAAAGAAATTTTAAAAGATTATAGTACACATCCTATTAATCCTCCTACGAGTTATGAGAGGAGACTTGAGCGATTGTATGATTTATCTAGAATGGTTTATGCAGATCATGTAAAGGGTGAAGGCCAGGTAGTTTTATTAGAGAAACTGAGTATTGGGTTAGGGTTTAATCCAGAAAATGCAAAATACATTGTCGATAAAGCCTTAAACCTGGTTGATCAGGGAGTAGATAGTGATACTTTTGAAGAAGAGGTTAAAAATATGAATAGATAA
- a CDS encoding cell envelope biogenesis protein OmpA has translation MEEQDKLKILKELLFAEEHEFADSIAQKVDDLTKIVHQKKELSYKVDPIIDDKLEEFVQEIPKTLGPTITETLREEIKNSQDAVVEALFPIIGKMIKKYIAHEMKLLSENISRKTKKAFSFRNWFRRTKAKVQGVSEGDLAITDYAKPRLIQLFVIEKNSGILIADYSPLSEGTIDKEMVAGMLTAIKSFVEDAFEGGNQNLELIEYELYTIHIQNFYSYYVAAVISGAYTMMFKEVLEDQIIDFAKNNISSKDLENSTLFTKKLKKHFADEIV, from the coding sequence ATGGAAGAGCAGGATAAACTTAAAATTCTTAAAGAACTTCTTTTTGCAGAAGAACACGAATTTGCTGACTCCATTGCTCAAAAAGTTGATGATTTAACCAAAATTGTTCACCAAAAAAAAGAACTCTCCTATAAAGTTGATCCTATTATTGATGATAAACTAGAAGAATTCGTACAGGAAATCCCTAAAACTCTGGGGCCAACTATTACAGAAACGTTACGAGAAGAAATTAAAAACTCTCAAGATGCCGTGGTAGAAGCTTTATTTCCTATTATCGGTAAAATGATCAAGAAATATATCGCTCATGAAATGAAATTATTGAGCGAAAACATCAGCAGAAAAACGAAAAAAGCATTTTCCTTTAGAAACTGGTTTCGTAGAACTAAAGCCAAGGTTCAGGGAGTTAGCGAAGGAGATCTTGCTATAACGGATTACGCAAAACCAAGGCTAATCCAATTGTTTGTTATCGAAAAAAACTCTGGTATATTAATTGCAGATTATAGTCCGTTATCAGAAGGTACCATAGATAAAGAAATGGTTGCCGGAATGCTTACGGCAATAAAAAGTTTTGTTGAAGATGCTTTTGAAGGAGGAAATCAAAATTTAGAACTCATAGAATATGAATTGTATACTATACATATACAAAATTTTTATTCTTATTATGTAGCTGCAGTAATTTCTGGAGCATATACTATGATGTTTAAAGAAGTTCTCGAAGATCAGATTATAGATTTTGCCAAAAATAATATTTCTAGCAAAGACTTAGAAAACAGTACCCTTTTTACTAAAAAATTAAAAAAACATTTTGCAGATGAAATTGTCTAA
- a CDS encoding Rab family GTPase gives MKLSKKVVLLGHFGVGKTSLFRRFMDNEFSKEYKVTLGVQIKKKLIQLPDGRELSMIIWDTEGHSISIEDTRKSYLLGSHAFIYVFDLTREETYATLTKDLEYLKENYIKVPARVLGNKLDLVNEKEIRRQLTEKNIPFDGLTSAKTNKNVESFFLDLAEEITK, from the coding sequence ATGAAATTGTCTAAAAAAGTAGTCCTTTTAGGACACTTTGGTGTCGGAAAAACGTCTCTATTCAGACGTTTTATGGACAACGAATTTTCTAAAGAATACAAGGTAACCCTTGGAGTCCAAATAAAAAAGAAATTGATACAACTACCCGATGGTAGAGAATTATCTATGATCATCTGGGATACAGAAGGGCATTCTATTAGCATAGAAGATACCCGAAAATCATATCTCCTTGGTTCGCATGCCTTTATTTATGTCTTTGATCTTACCAGAGAAGAAACATATGCAACACTTACCAAAGATCTAGAATACCTTAAAGAAAACTACATCAAAGTACCCGCCAGAGTATTAGGTAATAAGCTCGACCTGGTTAATGAAAAAGAAATCAGACGTCAACTTACCGAAAAAAATATTCCTTTTGATGGTCTAACCAGTGCTAAAACAAATAAAAATGTCGAGAGTTTCTTTTTAGATTTGGCAGAAGAAATAACCAAGTGA